The Bacteroides ovatus genomic interval TTCTTTCAAATATTTACTTTCAGGAAATTCATTCTTAAAAGCGTAATATTCATCAATCGTTTCGCGGTAACGATCCATCTTCTTGTCTTCAACGCTATAGATAGCCATTTCGTGTCTTGCACGCAGAACCAAAATGGAAAGTTCTTCACGATAATCAGTATAAGGATAATCCTTCAATGCATTTTGAGCTGTGATTACACAAGACTCATAGTTATTGCCTAAATAATTACCCAGATTATAATATAGCCTTGCTGAATAAAGCTCTTTCAAAACCAGCTTATCCTGTAAAGCAAAAATCATATCCTGTGCTTCCTGCTTTTTTGTGCTGTTCGGGAAATACTCCATGAACATCTGCAACTGCTGGATAGCCTGATAAGTGCTTGACTGATCCAAACGTGGTTCCGGAGTATCCAGGAATAAAGCCTTACCTGCATGGAAACGTGCCAGTTCAGTAAAAGTACCACGAGGATATGTATTGAAATAGGTGATAAATGTCTGGGCAGCTGTCTGATAATCTTTCTGGTTATAGTAGCTCATTCCCAACATATACAAAGATTCTTCCGCTTTATCGGTTCCTTTCAGAATGGTTATCAACTCATTCAGCAACGTAGCTGAACGATTATACTGTCCCTTCGCAAAATAGTTTTTGGCGGCTTCGTACTTGTATTCGTAATCGGTGCTTTTCAGCAATTTATTATACTCCCCACATGATGTAAGAGTAGCCGCCGCAAGCAAAGTTATAATGATATTTTTCTTCATCCTATTTAAAAATAATGCGCAAAGTTACTTATTCGCTGGGAATTTAGCAATTAATCTGTGTTTTTTAATACATAAAAGGCGTTAAACATCGACAAAAGGAGAGAAAATGACGTCGAATTACAAACGACAAACTATAAACAGCAGATTATAAACGAATCACAATAGTGACGGTATGTGTTCAGGATAGTGACGGTATCGTTGGCATATACCGTCGCTATCTTCACCGGATAGCGTCACTATATTTATAGTAAAAACGGTAAGCAATTGCGCTGTCCTTGAATTGGATAACACAACTGTTTACCGTTCATTATTCATTGCTCACTGTTATATTTACAGTTTATACAAGTCACTTGCA includes:
- a CDS encoding outer membrane protein assembly factor BamD — protein: MKKNIIITLLAAATLTSCGEYNKLLKSTDYEYKYEAAKNYFAKGQYNRSATLLNELITILKGTDKAEESLYMLGMSYYNQKDYQTAAQTFITYFNTYPRGTFTELARFHAGKALFLDTPEPRLDQSSTYQAIQQLQMFMEYFPNSTKKQEAQDMIFALQDKLVLKELYSARLYYNLGNYLGNNYESCVITAQNALKDYPYTDYREELSILVLRARHEMAIYSVEDKKMDRYRETIDEYYAFKNEFPESKYLKEAEKIFNESQKVIKD